A segment of the Serratia fonticola genome:
GTCGAGGGCGCCGAAGGGTTCGTCCATCAGCAACACTTCCGGATCGGCCGCCAGCGCCCGTGCCACCCCCACCCGCTGCTGTTGTCCGCCAGAAAGCTGGTGTGGATAGCGGCGGCGAAACAGCTCCGGCTCCAGATGTAACAGCGTCATCAATTCGGTAACGCGATCGCGGATGCGCGCTCGTGGCCACTTCAGCAACTGCGGCACCGTGGCGATATTCTCTTCCACCGTCCAGTGGGGAAACAGGCCGATAGACTGGATCGCATAGCCCATCCGGCGGCGCAAATCCTGTGGTTTGAATTTATGGATTTCTTCACCGGCGAACCTGATTTTGCCTTCATCATGCTCGATCAGCCGGTTGATCATCTTCAAGGTAGTGGATTTCCCGGAGCCGGAAGTCCCGATCAGCACGGTAAACTCCCCTTCGGCAATGTTCAGCGTGAGATCGTCCACCGCCGACTTACCCTGAAAAATTTTGCTTACCCGGTCAAAGTTAATCATCGGCGTGTCACTTCCAGCATTGAAATCATGAATTTAAACAGCGAATCGACAATCACCGCCATGGCGATCACCGGGATCACCCCAAGCAGCACCAGATCCAGTGCGCTACTGAGCAAGCCCTGAAATACAATGGCGCCAAAACCGCCGGCACCGATCAGTGCGGCCACCACGGCCATCCCCACGGTTTGAACGGCCAGAATGCGTATCCCGGTCAGGAACAGCGGTAACGCCAGCGGCAGTTGCACACACCAGAGGATTTGCCCCCGCGTCATCCCCATACCGCTGGCAGACTCAATCACACTGGCTGGCACACTCTGCAAACCGGCCACCACGCTACGCACCAGCGGTAACAGGGCATAGAGCACCAGCGCCACAATTGCGGGTGCCATACCGATGCCGCTGATGCCCAGGTCGCTTAACCATGGCCATGCCGCCACCAACCCCGCCAACGGGGCGATTAACAGCGCAAACAGTGCGATGGAAGGCACGGTCTGGATAATATTCAACGTTGAAAAAATCGCTGCCTGCCAGCGAGCCGAGCGGAAACAAAGCACCCCAAGGGGGACGCCAATCAGCAGCGCCGGGATCATCGTCGCCAGCAGGATAGTCAGGTGTTGTAACAGGGCCGCGTCGAACACATCCTGTCGGTTGTGGTATTCCTTCAGCAGGGAAAGCTGATCCAACTGATGGTTAAACAGCAACAGCGCCGCTGGCACCATCACCAGAGTGTTTCCCCCAATACGCCACAGAGAGGACGGGGTGATCCGCGTCATGGCGTCTGCGGCGATCAATCCGCTCAAGGCCGCCATCAACCAGCAGCCACTGCCCCACGAGGTCCGTGCCAACGGAGATCCCTGCAGCGCCAACTGCTGCGCGGCATATCCACTGAGCCAAAAAATCAGGGCCAGCAAAACCGTGGCAACGCCTGCGGTCAGCAACGCCCGGTGGCGTGTGGGTGCTAACAGGCTCAGGGCCGCCAGCGCCGCTAACGGCAGCCACAGCAACAGCGCCGGACCATGCAGCAGAGAAATCAGCGAGAGGCTTTTGCCAGACAGCAGGCGATTGGGGGCATAACTGAGAAACGGCAGGCCAAAGGCCGCCAGCAGCAGCAAAATGAACAGTGTCAGCAGGACGCGGTTTTTTAAGGCAATAGTCAAAGCAACTCCCCGGAACCCGGGTATCCCCTTCGTCTTTCAGGCGGTAACATGGCTGTCTGGTCAGGCACCGATCGTCCCTGACCAGACAGAGCGATAACGGTTATTTCACCAACCCTTTCTCTTTCAGGTAGTTGGCTGCCACCTGTTTGGCATCTTGCCCTTCCACGGCGATCTGCGCGTTCAGTTTCTGTAACGTTGGGCCATCCAGCGTAGCGAACACCGGTTTGAGCAACGCGGCAATATTGGCATGTTGTTTCAACGTCGCCTCACGGATAATCGGCGCCGGAGCATAAATCGGCTGAACGCCTTTTGGATCTTCCAGCGTCTGTAACCCCAGCGCCGCCACCGGGCCGTCAGTGCCATAGGCCATCGCCGCATTCACCCCCGACGTCTGCTCGGCTGCCGCCTTGATAGTTACTGCCGTATCACCGCCTGCCAGCGATAACAACTGATCCTGATTGAGCTTGAAACCATATGCCTGCTGGAAGGCCGGTAACGCGTCCGGGCGTTCGATAAACTCAGCCGACGCAGCCAGCTTGAATTTACCGCCACCGTTGATCCAACTGGCCAGATCCGCCAGGGTTTTCAGATGATTGGCTTGCGCCACGTCCTGCCGAATGGCAATGGTCCAGGTATTGTTTGCCGGTGCGGCATCCAACCAGACAATCTTATTCTGGTCATAGTCGAGCTTTTTCACCTTCTCAAACCCGGCCTGGGCATTTTTCCACGCGGGATCTTTTTCATCAGAGAAGAAAAAAGCACCGTTGCCGGTATATTCGGGGTAGATATCAATCTCGCCGGAAGCAATCGCGCCACGCAGTACCTTGGTAGTGCCTAATTGCAGTTTATTGGTGGTTTTGATGCCGTTGGTTTCCAATACCTGCACGATGATGTTGCCAAGCAGCGAACCTTCCGTATCAATTTTTGAACCCACGCGTACCGTATCCGCCGCCTGGGCCGCGCCACTGGTTGCTGCCAGCACCGTCAAGGCCAAGGCCAGAAAACGTCCACGTAATGGGGTAATAGCCATGCTTGTTCCTCTTAGATTATGCTTTCCGGCTATTTCGCCAGATCGGTTGGAAACGTTTGAGCAGCGCTGCTCCATCGCACCCGGTCTACCGGATGCTCATACGGCACCCCGGCACTTTCCTGTTCAAACGGATGTACTTCAACGGCTATCGGCGTAACGGCATGTTCAACAAACCAAGTGCCATAGCCTTGCACCACAAACCCCTGGCTGCGCTGCCGGTAGGCTTCTCGCTCGGCCAAATAGACCTTGCGCAAGCCATACCAGGGCAAACCGGGTAAGTCGTGATGAACTAAATGATAGTTCAGATTGAGAAATAGCAGCCGCCACGGCCACGATGCCTCGTTAATAATAGAACGTGCCTGAGGCGCAGCCACGGCGCGATGCTCATAAAACGAGCGTATTTTGGTCAATCCCAGGGCAGGATAACTTATTGCCAACAGATAAAACACCGCTGAAATCCCCTGCGTCTTTAGCCAGGCCAGTAGTATCACCAGCAGTGCGCCATGTACCAGCCACATCAACAACGTGCGCCAATCTCCCGCCAGGATGCGCTGCAACGCATTGACCAGCGTGGCAACAATATCCAGCGCCGGGCCAAGCGCGATCCGTCCAATCAGGGTGTTGCGCACCTTGGCCAGCAGCGGTAATAAAACCGGTAAACGCTGCCACTGCGCTCGGCTGAAATAGTAACTCTCCGGATCGTCCTCCGGCAGCGTCAGGTGGTCATCTCGATGATGTTGGATGTGGCTGTCACGGTACAGGCCGTAGGGATACCATACCGCCAGAGGCAGCAGCCCAAACAGTTGGTTGAGGCGCGGCCAGCGGGTGGGATGACCATGGATCAGTTCATGCTGCAGCGAGAGATACCAGGTAGTGGCCAACGTCAGCAACGGAGCCCCAAACCAGGGGCCAAGCCGTTGCCAATAATGAACGGTTGCAAACCAACTGCCATACACCAGTAGCATAATGCCCCAGGTTGGCAGTTCCAGCCGCCACAGCCAGTGTCGGTGCAGCTGCTGGATCCAGGCGCGTTGTTCGTGGTGTAAATAGTGGCTGTGCGGCTTGGCTGAGGACATTTTCCGGTTCGCTGTCGGCTATTTTGCTCAGTATCTGCGAAGCGGATGGACGCTCAAAATAACAAAAATGGCAAAGCAAAGTTAAAAATTCGTCAGTTGTACAGCTTTACTCTGGGTTAAGAGAAGCGGCCAGCTTCCGCCCATGCCCGTTTACACTATACCGTTAGCCTCAGTATAAACCTGTAAACGCTCGCGCCACCAGGACGCCGCCAGGCCGGTGGCGCTATCTCGCCAGCCGAAATACGCAGTATCACTGTAACGCTCGGCCTCAATGTTTTTCGCTACCAACTGGCCCGTTTTCAGGTAAGGTTCAGCCAGATAGCGCGGCAGATAGCCGCAGCCCAATCCCGCTAACTGTGCCTGCAGTTTGGCCTCAAAGCTGAACACCGTCAGTTGATCCTGCTCATCAAGCACATGCAGATTCTGCGGCGCATTCACCCGTGAAGTATCACGCACCACTACGGCACGATGCTGGCGGACAGTGGTTTTCAGCAAGGGTTCTGGCTGGGTGGCCAATGGGTGATCGGGAGAAACGGCAAAAACATATTCCAACTGCCCCATCGCGCTGAAAGAGTAGCCGGCATGGGAAGGTGGCTCGCAAATCGCACCGATAATAATATCGGCGCAGCCATGCACCAGCGCCTC
Coding sequences within it:
- a CDS encoding ABC transporter ATP-binding protein, whose product is MINFDRVSKIFQGKSAVDDLTLNIAEGEFTVLIGTSGSGKSTTLKMINRLIEHDEGKIRFAGEEIHKFKPQDLRRRMGYAIQSIGLFPHWTVEENIATVPQLLKWPRARIRDRVTELMTLLHLEPELFRRRYPHQLSGGQQQRVGVARALAADPEVLLMDEPFGALDPVTRATLQAEIARIHQLSGRTIVLVTHDIDEALSLANRIVLLDQGKVVQQGTPLALLTHPANDFVRDFFGRSDRGIKLLALGKVAERMRPGEAEGEPIPALMSLRDALSVFVARGSERLPVVGEQGEALGVLHFSDLIAQKALS
- a CDS encoding ABC transporter permease, with the protein product MTIALKNRVLLTLFILLLLAAFGLPFLSYAPNRLLSGKSLSLISLLHGPALLLWLPLAALAALSLLAPTRHRALLTAGVATVLLALIFWLSGYAAQQLALQGSPLARTSWGSGCWLMAALSGLIAADAMTRITPSSLWRIGGNTLVMVPAALLLFNHQLDQLSLLKEYHNRQDVFDAALLQHLTILLATMIPALLIGVPLGVLCFRSARWQAAIFSTLNIIQTVPSIALFALLIAPLAGLVAAWPWLSDLGISGIGMAPAIVALVLYALLPLVRSVVAGLQSVPASVIESASGMGMTRGQILWCVQLPLALPLFLTGIRILAVQTVGMAVVAALIGAGGFGAIVFQGLLSSALDLVLLGVIPVIAMAVIVDSLFKFMISMLEVTRR
- a CDS encoding ABC transporter substrate-binding protein, with product MAITPLRGRFLALALTVLAATSGAAQAADTVRVGSKIDTEGSLLGNIIVQVLETNGIKTTNKLQLGTTKVLRGAIASGEIDIYPEYTGNGAFFFSDEKDPAWKNAQAGFEKVKKLDYDQNKIVWLDAAPANNTWTIAIRQDVAQANHLKTLADLASWINGGGKFKLAASAEFIERPDALPAFQQAYGFKLNQDQLLSLAGGDTAVTIKAAAEQTSGVNAAMAYGTDGPVAALGLQTLEDPKGVQPIYAPAPIIREATLKQHANIAALLKPVFATLDGPTLQKLNAQIAVEGQDAKQVAANYLKEKGLVK
- a CDS encoding fatty acid desaturase, translating into MSSAKPHSHYLHHEQRAWIQQLHRHWLWRLELPTWGIMLLVYGSWFATVHYWQRLGPWFGAPLLTLATTWYLSLQHELIHGHPTRWPRLNQLFGLLPLAVWYPYGLYRDSHIQHHRDDHLTLPEDDPESYYFSRAQWQRLPVLLPLLAKVRNTLIGRIALGPALDIVATLVNALQRILAGDWRTLLMWLVHGALLVILLAWLKTQGISAVFYLLAISYPALGLTKIRSFYEHRAVAAPQARSIINEASWPWRLLFLNLNYHLVHHDLPGLPWYGLRKVYLAEREAYRQRSQGFVVQGYGTWFVEHAVTPIAVEVHPFEQESAGVPYEHPVDRVRWSSAAQTFPTDLAK
- a CDS encoding LysR substrate-binding domain-containing protein, which gives rise to MRLNLEALLILDALDRHGSFAAAAAALFKTPSALSYMVQKLESDLAITLLDRSGHRAKFTDTGKLMLEKGRILLRAAQDLEQQARYVESGWESDLTLAVDAAFPFVHLLPLIEEFYRHHHHTRLRFSHEVLAGCWEALVHGCADIIIGAICEPPSHAGYSFSAMGQLEYVFAVSPDHPLATQPEPLLKTTVRQHRAVVVRDTSRVNAPQNLHVLDEQDQLTVFSFEAKLQAQLAGLGCGYLPRYLAEPYLKTGQLVAKNIEAERYSDTAYFGWRDSATGLAASWWRERLQVYTEANGIV